CAAGTAATAGTGGCAGGTTCAGTGCTGGGCGCTGCACGGCACCATCTCTGAGCTTCGAGACTACAGTGTGAGTATGAGgatccccatttcacagctgagaaaactgaggaggtCAAGTTGGtggccaaggtcacccagggGATGAGCGGAATTCAACCCAGGTCTGACAGAGTCCACAGCCCACGGCGTCTGGGGTCTGGGCAGGGCGATGGGCTGGGGGCCAATTTCTGTCTGTGTTGGATTTCTGGAAAGCGGCCCCTGGGGAGGTCGGGCTCCTCGGGCCGGGGGGGCGGGCGTCACAGGCTGGAGGGCTGAGCCAGGGCCGGCCCCGCGGGGGCAGCAGGGGCAGCGGGCAGAGCGTCGCCCTCGGGCCGGGCCTCCTCGCCCCGCGCGTAGGTCAGCACCACGGTGACGGTGGCGAAAGTGGCGGCGTTGACAGGGAAGGCGCGGAGCAGCGTGGAGGCCAGGCCGCGCGTGAAGACGCGCCAGCCCTCAGCCCGGTAGCTCTGGCGCACGCAGTCGAGGATGCCCCGGTAGCGCGGGGCGCCCCGCAGCCCGTCGGCCTGCAGCCGCGACTTGACCACGTCCACGGGGTAGGTGGAGAGCCAGGACAGGATGCCCGACGTGCCGCCCGCCAGCAGCAGCTTGGGCACCAGCAGGCGGTCCTCCGGCTCGCAGCCCAGCGCCCGCGTCAGCACGTCGTAGGCCAGGAAGTAGACCCCGAAGCTGGGCGTCTCGCGCAGCAGCGTGGACGCCATGCCCCGGTTGACGCCGCGCAGCCCCTCCTGCCGGTAGATCTGTGCCAGGCAGTCCAGCGAGCCCCGGTAGGTGCGCGCCGGGCCCGCGTCCTGCAGCTGCAGCCGCGTCTTGGCCAGCTCCATCGGGCAGCAGATGACGCACTGGATGGcgcccgccgccgcgcccgccAGGAACTGGTTGAGCGGCGAGTCGCGGCCCAGGGCCCGGAGGGTGTTCCCCTGCACGCCGAACACCAGCGCGTTGATGAAGGTGAGCCCCATGAGGGGCGAGCCCAGGCCCTTGTACAGGCCCAGCACCTGGCGGAGCAAAGAGGCGTCAGGTGCCTCCTGCCTGGGGCCCCGGGCAGCCCAGCCCGCCCAGCCCGCCTCCCCTTGCCCTCCGTGCGTGGCTGCGGCAGCCCCAGTCCCTGCGCAGCCCAGGGGCTCACAAGGATCAAGCAGAATTCTAGTAGCACTAAAGTCCTCAATCTCGAGGCCTGGGCATTCACCGTCCCATCTCCCAAGTCCTGATCCACCCAGTAGTCCCCCTGGCACCTTCTCTCGCAGCTCAGTGCTCTGGGACCCCCCAGCATCCTAGAGGCTGGCTGCCCGCCCCACCTCCACCTGCCCCAGGCCTAGGCCACTCACGCTCTCCTGTCTGATGATGGATTGGAAGCAGTGCAAAGTCCCTCGGTACTGGGGCTTCTCCATGCTCTGGACCTGAAGCCGCACCTGGAAGGAGAGGGCCCAGTGAAAGGTGGGCAAGCCGGGGCCAGAGCACCCAGCTCCCGTGGCCCAGCGCTCAGGATAGCCAGGGGAGGCCCTCTCCAGGAGGCCCGAGGCCCGACCCATGAGGCAGGGAGCCAAGTAGCTTTCTGTGGCTTTGGAAttccagggtggggtggggctgggtgtcTGCGCCTTTTCAAGGAGGGCATCGGtgcagaggaggcagggcccTCCAAGATCTTAGACAAGTAGAGGCCACGCCTCTTGTCCCACCATCTCACAGACAGTGGGGCATGAGGCAGCTCCCCACCTTCCCGGTGGCAAACCATGGCTGATGCCAAAGGGCCCCCGCTCTAGTGTCCCATCATGCAACTCCGTGCATCAGGGGCTGGCAGCGAGGCACCCTCGGGCTCCAAGGGACGCCTGCGTGGTTTCTGCCCCTTGTGAGGACAGTGGTCATGAATTAGTAAA
Above is a window of Equus przewalskii isolate Varuska chromosome 25, EquPr2, whole genome shotgun sequence DNA encoding:
- the SLC25A29 gene encoding mitochondrial basic amino acids transporter isoform X3 encodes the protein MALDFLAGCAGGVAGVLVGHPFDTVKVLAELGSRGGRGAGVSRRRMHPSVSCLSEQRLPAVKVLVCRDGTFLYKTISVRLQVQSMEKPQYRGTLHCFQSIIRQESVLGLYKGLGSPLMGLTFINALVFGVQGNTLRALGRDSPLNQFLAGAAAGAIQCVICCPMELAKTRLQLQDAGPARTYRGSLDCLAQIYRQEGLRGVNRGMASTLLRETPSFGVYFLAYDVLTRALGCEPEDRLLVPKLLLAGGTSGILSWLSTYPVDVVKSRLQADGLRGAPRYRGILDCVRQSYRAEGWRVFTRGLASTLLRAFPVNAATFATVTVVLTYARGEEARPEGDALPAAPAAPAGPALAQPSSL
- the SLC25A29 gene encoding mitochondrial basic amino acids transporter isoform X4, with the protein product MEKPQYRGTLHCFQSIIRQESVLGLYKGLGSPLMGLTFINALVFGVQGNTLRALGRDSPLNQFLAGAAAGAIQCVICCPMELAKTRLQLQDAGPARTYRGSLDCLAQIYRQEGLRGVNRGMASTLLRETPSFGVYFLAYDVLTRALGCEPEDRLLVPKLLLAGGTSGILSWLSTYPVDVVKSRLQADGLRGAPRYRGILDCVRQSYRAEGWRVFTRGLASTLLRAFPVNAATFATVTVVLTYARGEEARPEGDALPAAPAAPAGPALAQPSSL
- the SLC25A29 gene encoding mitochondrial basic amino acids transporter isoform X2, with the translated sequence MALDFLAGCAGGVAGVLVGHPFDTVKVRLQVQSMEKPQYRGTLHCFQSIIRQESVLGLYKGLGSPLMGLTFINALVFGVQGNTLRALGRDSPLNQFLAGAAAGAIQCVICCPMELAKTRLQLQDAGPARTYRGSLDCLAQIYRQEGLRGVNRGMASTLLRETPSFGVYFLAYDVLTRALGCEPEDRLLVPKLLLAGGTSGILSWLSTYPVDVVKSRLQADGLRGAPRYRGILDCVRQSYRAEGWRVFTRGLASTLLRAFPVNAATFATVTVVLTYARGEEARPEGDALPAAPAAPAGPALAQPSSL
- the SLC25A29 gene encoding mitochondrial basic amino acids transporter isoform X1; the encoded protein is MHPSVSCLSEQRLPAVKVLVCRDGTFLYKTISVRLQVQSMEKPQYRGTLHCFQSIIRQESVLGLYKGLGSPLMGLTFINALVFGVQGNTLRALGRDSPLNQFLAGAAAGAIQCVICCPMELAKTRLQLQDAGPARTYRGSLDCLAQIYRQEGLRGVNRGMASTLLRETPSFGVYFLAYDVLTRALGCEPEDRLLVPKLLLAGGTSGILSWLSTYPVDVVKSRLQADGLRGAPRYRGILDCVRQSYRAEGWRVFTRGLASTLLRAFPVNAATFATVTVVLTYARGEEARPEGDALPAAPAAPAGPALAQPSSL